TCCTATCCCTACCTTTTCCCAGGGGAGTCAGAGGCCTTGTAGGCACTCTCCATAAGGTCCAGAAACTTAATGAATATCTTATCTCAACCCAGACATGTTACCTTATTGTTCAGGCATTTTAACTTCATCTTAGCAGACTACGATATAATTGGTTTTCATTAATATAAGGATAAAATAAGTATTAAAGTagcttgaggggtgcctgggtggctcagtcgattaaacatctgcctttggctcaggtcatgatcccagggtcctgggatggagccccacattaggctccctgctcagtgaggagcctgcttttccctcttcctctgtgtgcttagtctctctcataaataaataaataaataaacaaataaataaataaataaatatttttttaaaaaaaatcagtttgagaagttaagcatctgactcttgattccggctcaggtcatgatctcagtgtcctgagatcaagcctcacactgggctccatgctgggcaaggagcctacttaagcttctctctctctctctctctctctttctctctctctcttccattattcatctcctctccctctcttttaaaaaaaagagggggggcaGTTTGTCAGTATTCAAACTGTCACAGAAaaactcaattatttttaaggatttttaaattttatgtatttattttagagagaaagtgtgtgcacacaagcaaggagaggggctgagggagggggagagaatctcaatcagacaccccactgagcacagaccctCATGCAGAGTTCCAtctcccaaccccaagatcatgacctgagccaaaatcaagaatcagagcttaaacaactgagccacccaggcgccccaactcaGTTATATTTAAACTGTTTATATCTTAGGTTCTAGTAATCAGTTTGTTAAACAATTTAAGTCACAAAATGACTTAAAGCCCACAAAGTCCAGCTTTTACATATACACTTGTTTACAGACATTCTGTGTAAAACCTCAGTGACTGTCATGCTGTGGTTTGAGTACCATTGGTTGAGAATCAGTCTCACAACAGGGAGCTTGGGTGTCTCAGCTGAtttggcatctgactcttgatttcagctcaggtcaggatctcaggctggtgggattgagccccatgtactGTTCCTcagtcagcggggagtctgctggaggattctttctccctctgcccctcctctgtttgctctctaaaataaataaatctttaaaaaagagattcaGTCTCACCCACAGCTGACTTTTGAGAAAATGCTGAAGAAATCCATTAGGATAAAGAACTGATTACTGGCCACTGATCTATACTCAGCCAGCATCCTCCTGTTAAAGCCTTACGTAAAATGATAAGAACAGACCTAACCAAAGGAAACAACGTGAAGTCAATCAAGCGTTCATCTGATGACCAACACTAAACTTTGTCTTTCTCCTTAGCTCAGCTGCAAGTTCTTGAGGACAGAGACAAGGATCTGTGGACTTTCGGGTTTCCTACCACACCATGGAACTGACTGATATTCCCTGAGCTCTGGGAATGGCAGTGGGGTAGTATAACCAACAGAGCAACTGGGCCAGGACCAGGAGATCAGTTTGAGAACCACCTCTCCCACCTGCCAGCTGTCACTTCAGCTCCCAGCCTCAGCTTCCTCCATCAGAGTGAGGTTAACACTATCAGCCCTGCCTGACAGGACCGTTGTGAAAGTCTAGTGAGAAAACTCAGAACTAAGTCCACAGTACACTATAAAGTACTTTACAGCTGTTGCCTGTACAACGCCATCATGAACCTCTACACTGCTGTGACAGCCTCCTAACAGTCTTCTGCTTCCATGATACCCCAACACGACCCAATTTCTAAATAGCAGCCAAATTcataactaaaaatataaatcagggggtgcctgagtggctcagttggttaagcatctgccttgggctcaagtcatgatcccagggtcctaggatcaagcccacatccagctccctgctggatggagagcctgcttctgcctctctctctgcctgctgttccccttgcttatgctctatctctctttctctccaatggatgaattaaatccttaaaaaataaaaaaaaaatgtaaatcagatctGTTCACTTTCTGGTCTAAAATCCTCCTCAGGCTTTCATGACActtaaaatccaaactccttatcATGACCTCTGACTAGACTGGAAGTCCCTGCTACACGGTATGGTAGGTATTCATCTGTATGTTCTGTTGGGGGAGCAAATGAAGTACCTGGAGAGAACTGACCAGAAATATGGCTAAAAATGCTCAGGAATTTGTTTTGATTACCTTGTTCATTTCCAGAAACTGTAAACTTGTATGGACTCTGACCAGTCCATAATCCTACATAGCCAACAAACGTGGTTCCTGTGAATGcgacctgaaatcaagagataGGTATCATTTTGCCATTCCCACCAAATATACATTGAAATCATCTGTTTTGTCCCACTCGTGGAATTTTTTCTTATAAGTTCcaacataataaaaactcttaaaatctTCTGAAAGGTTTAACCTGGAGGTTCCATTGATAGAAGTCAGTGGGTCGGTGATCTTGAATGGGAAAAAAGGCACATctttattttcactcatttctaaCTAAAACTTCACTTCCTCAGTAACAGAGGCACACAACAAATCCTGTAATCACAGCAGTGCCTATGACTCTGCCACCACAGACATAGCAGATACCTCCACATATATAATGGTATCATACTTATCTTGACATGGTATAATTATGCATCCTGAAATGCCATTCTTAACTTACCACTACCCTGAAACTACGGTAGTTATTAGATACACGGATTGTGTTGAGAAAAAGTGTAATATTGAATTCCAACATAACTGGGTTTTTTTGTAATCTATTCATTGTATGTGTTACAAAACATTCCGAGAAAGGATCATAGGCTTCATCGAAGGGGATCACGCCCAGAAAGATTGAGAAACTCTATCCTAAAAATAGCAAATGGGCTCTGACTAAAAACTTGTGTTGACTTGATTGTAAGAGATAAAGGTCATGCATCTTGTAAGTTCTGTGAGATAAGAGGAAGTGAGATTGTTTGGCAGTCataatcatatttaaattttctatttatttattttaaaaatatattttatttatttatgcatgagagacagagataggcagagacacaggcagagggagaagcaggctggagCTCTGGATCACACCGTGACCCAAAGGTGTGGGtggctacccaggcgtccccatatttaaattttaaatgtatctcTTATGTAACCCTCATGGTTATCCCATGAGTTATAGGGATCACGCCCACTTTAAATTAAGGTAACGAGCTCCAATCACACTCTGGCAGTTACTGCAGATaccagatttcatttttaaagagatacTTAGAATAATGCCTGTTCAATAAAGGTTaaccaacattttttattttcagaaacaaaCAGACCTGGGCTAATATTTTTCCTTAGAAAGCTATACCTTACATCTGTAATcgttttaatcatttttttctacctcatcgggttgtaaaaataatttaaggtggctaaactacaaagaaaaaaacgCAGTGGCCTTAgttttataaatgacattttcctgGCTCATTGAGGGCTTCCAGTGAATTCTCCCCATTTCCATTCACGGcagtaaaatgggcataattCTACGTTGCTGCCAAAGCCTTTACAAAATGtaattatatgaagaaaaaaaaagtaattatactGTCATTTTGTTCACATGATACACTGACGCTCATTTTAGGGTCACTCTTGAAAGGCTGAGCAaattaaagtttgaaaatcaaaatcacattGTAGTTTCCAAGATATTTTATACTACATAATTATAGATAATTCTGGGGTATAAGTTACAAGCTCTACCTTGCAGCTCTGAAAAACTGTATTTCTAAATGTCTGCACTTTCCAGTTGTCTCTGCCAGGTCAGTTAACATAAACCCTTAGCTGCAGCAGGAGGCTCTGAATCACCACTGAAGTCTGAGTTTGGGCGGGAGGGAAGAAAGCCAGTAAGAGGCCAAAGGCCTGGTTTTGTGGTGGTCTATGTCAGGCCTCCAcctctcatctggaaaatgaggatgAAAATGTTGATTTGCGCCCGCTTGGAGGGCCATGGTGAGGATCTAATGAGGAACGGTATGTGAAAATACGTTAAAAATTATGTACAATATTCAAGAATAAGAGATTAATTATGTTGTGGATAACTTCTTCCTAATTTAGCAAAAACAGTCTCGGCCATGAGCCCTCAGCAGAGAGACACTATTCAAGCGTACACTGCTGGATTTGGTAATAACTTGAGTACTGAGAGTCAAGCCACACCAGCAGGCTATTTCTCAGGGCCGCTCCAGGACACACAGGGACAAATAAAGCAGTAACAGGGCGAGTTCTAGAGAGAActgttgaaataatttatttttactgcatTTATTCCTTTGTCAACTTAAAGGATTTTTGCTTTATTGTAGATAATGGAGGAAAGCACAAAGCTGCCAATGAAAAGGATTACTGTCCCATCATCCAGTAAGAATTGCTAACATTTCAGCAGATTTCCTTTTAGAACACAGCATGCATGGATATTCTGTCGTTGTTACCATTTAAAAccgttttttaaataattcttcagCTATAAACCAAATTGTTAACAGTGGAGAAGTAAAggaatcaaatgagaaaatgagaaactTTCGCCTTAAGTATTTctgtatagttttaattttttatgagaaAAAGTTGTTTGTAAAACCAGATGACCAAGTAAGTATTGAATAAATGAGTTTGCAGCATTTGTGACTCAGCCCCTAAATGCAAAGAACATATGAAATATAGTCCTTATCCTTAAAGTGTCCCCCAAAGCCAAAATCTGGCTTTAGCATGCTGTTTCATGGCAATAACATGCTTTGTGTATTGAATGAACATCGATTAAAGCTGTCTCTCCAGATGCTTacacagaaatatgaaaatagtaCATATtaggttacatttttatgatgagAGTAAAATgatctcaatatattttttaaagatcatactTAAGAGAGTGCTTATAGAATGAAGgaccatttattaatttatcaagCATTTATCATATGCTTTGCATAGATTACTTCATGTAACCTGTATAGCTACCTCCATAAAGTAATGATTAACCTGAGCTGTCACCTGCAAAATGTGTCTGAGTAATTTCCCACATTCTTGCAGGAAGTAAGTGACAGAagcagaattcaaacccaggactGTCAGACTTCAAAGCTGGCCATTTCTAGTCATTCCACCATGCAGCCCCTCCCTATTCCAGAAGCAGTCTCAATatgggaaagcagagaaagaattgACTCACCAGGATAAGTGGGTGACTGAGAGTTCCCTAAGGAAAATTAATTGCTTTCTCTAAGTACATACTCCACAATAATAAATGACCCTTCTTTCTATGAGCAAAATGGACATAAACCTCTCTTGCAGTTTTGTGTTTTCAGGAGTTGATGTTTTCTGTACCTTAAAGTGATAACACACTTAAGCAGCAGGCCATCCTAGTGATTGCTAACTTTGGTTAGCAAGTCTCTCTGATTTCTGAATCTTATAGTGTACAACTATACCTGCCCATTCTTTATGAATTGCACATCCACGGTCAGCTTGTTCAAGAAATTTTCAAAAGGATAATCCAGATTCCAGCCATGGTAAATGTGGCCTCTGGAGTCTTGAGCCACGATACTGGTGCAGAatctgagagaagagaaaagtacaatatgaatgaatgagaaacgtaagaaaaagggaaatgagtttttcatttaagaaataaagccttgggcagcccctgtggtgtagcggtttagcgcctcctgcagcccggggtgtgatcctggaggcctaggatggagtcccacgtcaggctccctgcatggggcctgcttctccctctgcctgtgtctctgcctctctctctctctctctctctgtgtctctatgaataaataaataaaaatcttaaaaaaaagaaaagaaataaagccttAAAGTAAAATAAGTCTTCTCCTTATAATGGGTACATATGATAGGTGATCCTTGTGCAAGAATATGGATTCACAATTCAAGATGaaaaggcatctgggtggctcagtggttgagcgtttgtctttggctcaggtcatgatccctggtcctgggattgagtcttgcatcaggctccctgcagggagcctgctcctccctctgccggtgtctccacctctctctcattgtctctcataaattaaataaataaaataaataaataaataaataaataaataaataaataaataaataaataaataataaaatctttaaaaaaagaaaagcacaactGGACACAAACTCATGTGTTCATTCAGTATTATTAGACCGTTGCCCTCAGCACACCTGGCACTGAACACCTACTGAAAGAGAATTTCATCCTAAATTTAAATCTGAAACGGACTCATTCTGGGCTCAGCTAGATCTCTGAGCTTTGCTTATGCCTCAGTTTGGCAGTATGTAGTCTATTTAACACACCACTCAAAGCTAGTTCAAACTCACTTTTCCTCTATGAATTTCTCAGAGCACGTACAATGGCACCAAACCATTCTGTTCCACAAATGTCTCATTTTGTCTCTTTAGGGGCCTGGCACTTACCCTGTCCCTCtcagggctccctgcaaagagctaATGAGAGAAAAGGATCCTTTAACAACTcccagctggggcacctgggtggctcagtcagtgaagcatctgccttcagctgaggtcatgatcggGGTCCTGATGGATGGgtagccccgcatcaggcttccaattcagcagggaatctgcttcttcctctccttctgttcctccccctgctcattctctctctctctctcttcctcaaataaatagaaaaaaagtctttaaaaagagggagggagggagagagagagagagagagagagagacagagaaactcCCAGctggaaaaaagtattttgaggaaaagagggagaggttTGTTAAGATAATCTAAGTGTCCATTTCTTCTGAGAATATATATTGCTTTGTAGAAAAATACACACAGCAAGTCCAATTTAGGAAAAGATATGTATATCCACACAAACAAAATTGAGAGAAGTACCCTGATCGTTGTTCTGCACTGTTGGTCATTTCTCAGTAACAAGATTgtgattaattttctttatacttttctgcatttctaattttctataaTGACTAcagtttattttcataataagagaaaataaatgttatctattttttttggtggtttaaaaaaggaagtttggttttttatttttttccaagatttctgGTCTTCCAAGAGTTGATATCAAAGAGGAAGCTGATAAAACACTGGAAGTGGCCAAAGCGAAGTTTGTGGAATCTGAGGATTTTTCAAAACTGGCAAGACGACAATATCTCTATGTCAAGccaagctttttgttttgtttttaagtaggctgcatgccctgcctggagcccaatgtggggcctgacttcacaaccctgtgatcaccTGAGCTGTGATCAAGAGCAAGACAccaactgacggagccacccaggcgccctgtaaCCTGAATATTTTAATGTGAGGTAGTCAATAAGCACAGGGAAGAAGAGGGGAGCTGTGGGCTTTAGGGGAGGTGCTGCAGTACACTGGAGACACAGGAACGTTTAGCAGCAGCTCTGACCACTCACCGGGCACCTGACTTTCAGCAAGTTTTTCCCTTCTGAAGCTTGGTTTCTACCCAACAGGTAATACCATCGtctccagtgcctggcacccaaTAGGCTCAATAAAGGATGGGTAGGATTATTCTGATTCAAAAAGCCTTACATCAGATATGTAAACAGAACATTGCCTTTGTTGATCCTAATAGAGTCTGACGGTGCTTTTTATTGTCAGGCAATTCAATACATATCAAATccaaattctagaatatttttattagaccTTTGGCTTCAATCTGCTTGAATGCATagactccaacaaaaaaaaaggtggaagtgaaaacttttttttttttttttttaattgagaaagcCACatgtcagaagaagaaaaagacggGGGTAGGAGATGAGGAATAGCAGAATTACTTCCTTCAATTGAAAAgcatgttagggatccctgggtggcgcagcggtttggcgcctgcctatggcccagggcacgatcctggagacccgggatcgaatcccacgtcgggctcctggtgcatggggcctgcttctccctctgcctgtgtctctgcctctctctctctctctctgtgactatcataaataaataagaattaaaaaataaaaaatcttaaaaaaaaaagcatgttaatTTAACAAGTTTGTGTCTTATCTGGGTCTTTAAATACTTCCCTAAAGTGGTAGACTCTCAGTGTTTCTTGGCCTATTTTGCCTAGGGGTTCAGGGAGGATGCCAGGGGGCCTTCAAGTTGCCTCATTCCAAGAAccttctccaccccccaccccccacccccccgccaccaGTCATCTTTAGGCAACCAAAAGCTCTTATGTATGTTGTTAGATAAGGCTGGTCTAGCTGCAAAACAGCAAGTCCTGAAGGCCGAGGCCAGGTCAAACCTGTCTTACTTCTGGGACCTGCTACTGAGCCAATAAGACTCAAGACCTCCCCTGCCCTGTGCCTGGGATCAGCCACATTCTTTAGTGCTTGCACTTCTGTGCCCCCTTTATCATGCCCCCTGCGCCTACCAAGTGCTGGCTCAGCCCTGGAGGGCATAGGCTTTGGGAGAGAGGTCGGGGCCTCTGGCCGTGAAAGACATGGAGTGAATGTAGGGGGTACAGGTGAGTGCTGGGGCGACCCTGCGCCTCGTAAGGATGCAGGGTCCCTGGGTCAACCAGAGGGCGGGGTTAGTTCTTAAGACTTTCTGTTAAAGTAGGTGCCGAGTGGCGGTGGGAGGGTGGGATGCTGCCTGGATTGGTGCAGGAGAGGTCGACGCTGAGGTCGGAGAGGCCGCCCGCCCGGGATCCCGGGGTCGGCTCTGGTTCACCCCGGGAGGCGCAGACACTCAGGCCGAGGCCTGGAGCAGCAGGCGGGGGCAGGCGGTCGGGCCTCGGGCCCGGGGCTCGGCACAGGCCGCGGATCTCGTCGGCGAGGGGCGGGGCAGCATCCTGCATCCCCGCAGCCCGCACCCCGCATCCCCGGACCCCGCATCCCGCAGCCCCCGTCTCGTCGCTCCCGCGCAGGTCCAGACACTGCAGCCGCGGCCGGAGGGGGTCCAAGAAGACGTAGCAGAAAAGCCTCCTGTTGTACCAAGACACCCAGCTCTCCCTCTCCGCCTCATTGGCTTGTCTTTAAAGCCTTTATCTGGATTGTACAAGAATTATTTTCTGTTCAACATTCCTGTgtcttttcagtttaaaaaaaaaaaaaagcttaagagTTTAAATTTATGTGCCAGATGTTTTTGCTGCGTCTTTTCACATTTAAGCATCAAAACAAGCCAAAGGCGGGTGCAAGTAACTCATCCCCGTTTTCCTTATGGGCCAAATGTGAGGCCTGGAGAGGTTCAGGAACTTGCCGGACGTCACAGCACTGTGGGCCTGCGCTGCCCCCGAGCCCGGCTGCAGAATCCAAACTCCACCTCTCTCGGTTCCCACTAGCTGGGAGACGGAAAACTTAAGAAAACCACCTGACTCAACGAGGCTGGGATGTTCTTAATGGCTAGAGCGGTCTCCTGTGGGTAATTGTGTAGAGAAAACTTAgaaggttcatttttttccaggtttgtttttaagtacgcctccccctcctccacccccccccccccccatcatatAGAATACACCACTGGTACCTCTGATGTTATTTTCCCGCATTTTTATGGCCTGGATGTCACTGGGCTACGGTTTTAAGTCTCTGCTTCCACTTTTTCCTGGTCTTGGCACAAAATCTCAATCAAGACCTTGGTCTTAATTTGCTCATTTGCAACAGCTTAAGCCACAGGTGCATTGTGAGAATCACCAAGAGTGCAAACAGATTAAAGAGGTTCACTTGCATATAAAAAAAGTGACTTCCTGTCACTTTAAGGttgatattaaaaagataagagattTGTAAAACAACCATCATAAAATGTATTCAATGAACGAATCTACATTGTGGTTTGCCAGGCATTATTCACAAGCTGAGCTTCATAATCTTCTGTATTCCTCTAGTATTAAGAGGTTATACGTGCTATaggacaatttatttttttaaagattttatttatttcttcatgagaatacagagagagagagagagagagagagagagagagagagggagaagccggctccatgcagggagcccaacgtgggactccatcccgggtctccagaaccacaccccgggctgcaggcggcactaaaccgctgggccaccagggctgctcggATTTcccttttaatgtttattttaaactggcctatagggcagcccagggtgtggttctggagacccggatggagtcccgcgtcgggctccctgcatggagccggcttctccctctgcctgtgtctctgcatctctttgtctctaataaataaaaacttctgtgGAGAATGCACGAAGGTAAATGACTGTGTCAGAAATATGGGATATAACGTTTTTATACTTGCATTTCATTTTGTTCAGTTTAAAAACAGTGTGGTAGTTTCAAAAAATAGCCACATACTCTTTAACACTCCTCTCATGCAATGGTGGAGCCTATTTCTTCTCTGAGACTATGGGCTATACTTAATGATTTGCTTCTAATGAATACAATACAGCTTTAGTGGTGGTATCTGGCTTACAAGACCACAGAACTCATTGCAGGCATCCTCCTTGCACTATTTGCAGGAGGCCAGCTGTCATGCCCTGAGAACACTGAAGTCCTGTGAAAATGTTCCTGTCTTGAGGAACTGAGCCCTTTTACCAAGAATCAGAGAGGAACTGAGCTTTCTTACTAGTAGTCAAACGAATGAGTAATCTTCAGAGTGGGTCCCCCAGCCCCAGCTAAGCCACCCCCAAATTCCTGAACCACAGAAGCTACAGAATAATATTCATTGCTTTAGCCACTAAATTTTGACAAATTGTTATGCAGCAGTAGGTAACTAATACAGACTAATAACACAAGTGGAGTATTACCATCCTGACACCTCAAAATGTAGGCATGGCTTTGGAATGGAGCAGTAGGTGGCAACTGGGCGGACTCTGAACAGTATTAGTGAAAGCCTAAAAAGCTCCtggtattggggatccctgggtggctcagcggtttagcacctgccttcggtccagggtgtgatcctggagtcctgggatcgagttccacatcaggctccctgcatggagcctgcttctccctctgcctgtgtctctgcctctctctctcatgaataaataaataaaatcttaaaaaaaaaaaaaaaagctcctggaATTGACTATGAGAAGTCTGAAGGCCTTTAAGGAGACTgcctgtattagtttcagggtaaGTGAGGAACATGTACTGGCAACTGGAGAACAGCGGTTGTTACTTAATAGTAGAACATTTAACAACTGTCATCCACAGTAATACCGAAGGTAGAAAATGTAACTGGAGAACAACGCAGCTAAATTTCCAGTTAAAATATTGAAGTTGTCACCTACCTTCTTCCTGCTTATTGTAAAATGTGAGAGAAGCTTAGGACTGTTACAAAGGATCtggcaaaatggtgcagccactttggaacacagtttggcaatttcttacaaaactaaatataaactCTTTGTGTATGATCCAGTAACTGCTCTCCTTGACACTAATCCAAAGGGGTAAAAATTTATGTTCATACCTGAACAtagatgtttataacagctttattcataa
The genomic region above belongs to Canis aureus isolate CA01 chromosome 33, VMU_Caureus_v.1.0, whole genome shotgun sequence and contains:
- the NAAA gene encoding N-acylethanolamine-hydrolyzing acid amidase, which translates into the protein MKNSFPFFLRFSFIHIVLFSSLRFCTSIVAQDSRGHIYHGWNLDYPFENFLNKLTVDVQFIKNGQVAFTGTTFVGYVGLWTGQSPYKFTVSGNEQDKGWWWENVIAALFQRHYPISWLIRTLHSLYYSDDCCQPREVHD